The following DNA comes from Phycisphaerae bacterium.
GTTGGCGGGCTATGGCCATTAAACTCCCGGCTTCTGTGGCGAGCGTTCCTGTCAGACTGACGCAAGGAGATGGCAATGTTCGGGTGCATGAAAGGTGCGACGCTGGTATCTGGGATCCTGCTGATGTTCGTGGCGACGGGGTGCTGTTGCGGTCTGTTCAACAAGCCTGCCGTCGAAGAGCCCGGTCCTGTCGTCGAGGCGCCCACGTATGTGGAGCCTTCGCCTGCACCCGCGCCTCCGCCGCCTGCGCCGGTGGCTCTGCCTGCGGCCCCTCCGCCGGCGTTGCCGCCGGCCGTCACCAAGTCAATTCAGGAACTGAGTGACAAGTATCCAGGGCTGTTCAAGTTCGACAAGGACAAAGGTCTCCTGCGGTTCAATGCAGATGCCATGTTTGACTCCGGTTCGTTCGTTGTGAAGCCCGAGGCCGAGGCCGCTCTCGGGAAACTGGCCAAGATTCTCAATGAAGAAGGGGCCAGGGATCGCAGCCTGACCATCATTGGTCACACCGACACTGATCCGGTGGTGAAGTCTCCGACGATTCGTGCCCTGAAGAAGCTCGGCAAGAGCGTGGACAACAACGGTTTGAGCGAAGCCCGGGCAGAGGCGGTAGCCGCGATTCTCCGAGCCGGGGCCGTTGACGCCTCGCGGATGGTTACCAAAGGCAGGGGCGAGGCCGAGCCGGTGGGGAACAACCGGACGGTCGAGGGCAAGGCGAGGAACCGCCGCGTCGAAGTTTACGTGACGCCCGCCAAGTCCGTGTCGTAAGGACGTTCTTGGGGCGGGATTCGGGAAGCGGGGGCGGACGGATACCCAGCATGGCCGCCGGGGCGCGGCGCGGTGTGATCGGTGGTGTGGGCTGGGGATTCGAGACCCGAGCAAGGTCGTCTGTCGCCCGGATGGGCAGTTCTCACTGTGGCCTCGTCGCCGCCCGGAGGATCCCGGGCGACTCGACGGCCGCCATCTCTTGTCACACAGCCCCGGCCGGCGGCAAGGCGCGTGGTGGTGCTCCGATCGCTGGAGGATGCTCCGTGGCGCGAGCGTAGCCAAGCTCAGGATTCCCAGC
Coding sequences within:
- a CDS encoding OmpA family protein; protein product: MFGCMKGATLVSGILLMFVATGCCCGLFNKPAVEEPGPVVEAPTYVEPSPAPAPPPPAPVALPAAPPPALPPAVTKSIQELSDKYPGLFKFDKDKGLLRFNADAMFDSGSFVVKPEAEAALGKLAKILNEEGARDRSLTIIGHTDTDPVVKSPTIRALKKLGKSVDNNGLSEARAEAVAAILRAGAVDASRMVTKGRGEAEPVGNNRTVEGKARNRRVEVYVTPAKSVS